A stretch of Nonomuraea africana DNA encodes these proteins:
- the ileS gene encoding isoleucine--tRNA ligase, with translation MSHYFRSLPAQVDLPALEREVLDRWRDGKIFERSVEQNEGAPAWVFYEGPPTANGLPGVHHVEARVFKDLFPRYKTMRGFSVPRKAGWDCHGLPVEVGIEKELGLTGKKDIEAYGIAEFNAKCRESVLRHVDAFEELTERMGYWIDLSQAYRTMDPEYVESVWWSLKVIFDKGLLFRDFRITPYCPRCGTGLSDHELGQPGGYETVSSPSVYVRMPVTSGPLAELDASLLIWTTTPWTLVSNTAVAVHPEVTYVAARTADGEVLVVAEPLLPVLGEGATEVARFSGRELERTAYSRPFDLVDIPGAHYVVLGDYVTVEDGTGLVHQAPAFGADDMTVCKTYGMPIVNPIGPDGRFLPDVPMVGGQFFKDADEGLTEDLAGRGLLFRGGHFDHSYPHCWRCHTPLLYYALPAWYIRTTAVKDTMLAENEKTNWFPETIKWGRFGEWLRNNVDWSLSRSRYWGTPLPLWVCSADESHVTCVGSLEELGSLAGQELSNLDPHRPYVDDISFPCPSCGAVAQRVPDVIDAWYDSGSMPFAQWGAKGKPDGVYPAQFICEATDQTRGWFYSLMAVGTLVFEQSSYENVLCLGLILAEDGRKMSKHLGNVLEPISLMDQHGADALRWFMAASGSPWAARRVGHNALEEIVRKVLLTYWNTASFFTLYANAESWSPSMADEAPPAAERPLIDRWALAELHRTVSEVTAALDAFDTVRAGRRLAEFLDDLSNWYVRRSRRRFWQGSQEAFATLYECLETVTRLMAPMTPFVTDYLWDVLRGVDAPSSVHLASWPSVKEELLDPSLSAQMALVRRLVELGRSARAASGVKTRQPLGRALVGAPGWASLSPELRDLIADELNVQALEDMSGFSTDLVSFTVKPNFRALGKRFGSQTKLVAAAVSAADAASLAATLRSGAPVSVEAGELGTVSLTADEVIVTEQPKSGWAVETGAVDTGTGETVALDLAMTDELRRAGLIREVIRLVQDARKSTGLAITDRIDLWWSASSADLAEALRADGSLVGEEVLAASLSEGTSADLPVHTDADLGLSFQLRRA, from the coding sequence ATGTCCCACTATTTCCGCTCTCTACCCGCGCAGGTCGACCTGCCCGCGCTCGAGCGTGAGGTCCTCGACCGATGGCGGGACGGGAAGATCTTCGAGCGCTCCGTCGAGCAGAACGAAGGCGCCCCCGCCTGGGTCTTCTACGAGGGCCCGCCCACCGCCAACGGCCTGCCCGGCGTCCACCACGTCGAGGCGCGCGTCTTCAAGGACCTCTTCCCCCGCTACAAGACCATGCGCGGCTTCAGCGTGCCGCGCAAGGCCGGCTGGGACTGCCACGGCCTCCCGGTCGAGGTCGGCATCGAGAAAGAGCTCGGGCTGACGGGCAAGAAGGACATCGAGGCGTACGGCATCGCCGAGTTCAACGCCAAGTGCCGCGAGTCGGTGCTGCGCCACGTCGACGCCTTCGAAGAGCTGACCGAGCGCATGGGCTACTGGATCGACCTGTCCCAGGCCTACCGCACGATGGACCCCGAGTACGTGGAGTCCGTCTGGTGGTCGCTCAAGGTCATCTTCGACAAGGGCCTGCTGTTCCGCGACTTCCGCATCACGCCGTACTGCCCGCGCTGCGGCACCGGGCTGTCCGACCACGAGCTGGGCCAGCCCGGCGGCTACGAGACCGTCTCCTCGCCGTCCGTCTACGTCCGCATGCCCGTGACCTCCGGCCCGCTCGCGGAGCTCGACGCCTCGCTGCTGATCTGGACGACCACGCCCTGGACGCTGGTGTCCAACACGGCGGTGGCCGTCCACCCCGAGGTCACCTACGTCGCCGCGCGCACCGCGGACGGCGAGGTGCTGGTCGTGGCCGAGCCGCTGCTGCCGGTCCTCGGCGAGGGCGCCACCGAGGTGGCCCGCTTCTCCGGGCGCGAACTCGAGCGCACCGCCTACTCCCGCCCGTTCGACCTGGTCGACATCCCCGGCGCGCACTACGTGGTCCTGGGCGACTACGTCACCGTCGAGGACGGCACCGGCCTGGTCCACCAGGCCCCCGCCTTCGGCGCCGACGACATGACCGTCTGCAAGACGTACGGCATGCCGATCGTCAACCCGATCGGCCCCGACGGCCGCTTCCTGCCCGACGTGCCGATGGTGGGCGGCCAGTTCTTCAAGGACGCCGACGAGGGCCTGACCGAGGACCTGGCCGGGCGCGGCCTGCTGTTCCGCGGCGGCCACTTCGACCACAGCTACCCGCACTGCTGGCGCTGCCACACCCCGCTGCTCTACTACGCGCTGCCCGCCTGGTACATCCGCACCACCGCGGTCAAGGACACGATGCTCGCGGAGAACGAGAAGACCAACTGGTTCCCCGAGACCATCAAGTGGGGCCGCTTCGGCGAGTGGCTGCGCAACAACGTCGACTGGTCGCTGTCGCGCTCGCGATACTGGGGCACGCCGCTGCCGCTGTGGGTGTGCTCGGCCGACGAGTCGCACGTCACCTGCGTCGGCTCGCTGGAGGAGCTCGGGTCCCTGGCGGGCCAGGAGCTGTCGAACCTCGACCCGCACCGGCCGTACGTGGACGACATCTCCTTCCCCTGCCCCTCGTGCGGCGCCGTCGCCCAGCGCGTGCCCGACGTCATCGACGCGTGGTACGACTCGGGCTCCATGCCGTTCGCCCAGTGGGGCGCCAAGGGCAAGCCCGACGGCGTCTACCCCGCGCAGTTCATCTGCGAGGCGACCGACCAGACGCGCGGCTGGTTCTACTCGCTGATGGCGGTCGGCACGCTGGTCTTCGAGCAGTCCTCCTACGAGAACGTGCTCTGCCTCGGCCTCATCCTGGCCGAGGACGGCCGCAAGATGAGCAAGCACCTCGGCAACGTGCTCGAGCCCATCTCGCTGATGGACCAGCACGGCGCCGACGCGCTGCGCTGGTTCATGGCCGCCTCCGGCTCGCCGTGGGCGGCGCGGCGCGTGGGCCACAACGCGCTGGAGGAGATCGTCCGCAAGGTCCTGCTGACCTACTGGAACACCGCCTCCTTCTTCACCCTCTACGCCAACGCCGAGTCGTGGTCGCCCTCGATGGCGGACGAGGCGCCCCCCGCCGCGGAGCGCCCGCTGATCGACAGGTGGGCTCTGGCCGAGCTGCACCGGACGGTGTCGGAGGTCACGGCCGCGCTCGACGCCTTCGACACCGTGCGCGCGGGCCGCAGGCTCGCCGAGTTCCTCGACGACCTGTCCAACTGGTACGTCAGGCGCTCGCGGCGCAGGTTCTGGCAGGGCTCGCAGGAGGCGTTCGCGACGCTGTACGAGTGCCTGGAGACGGTCACCAGGCTCATGGCGCCGATGACGCCGTTCGTCACCGACTATCTCTGGGATGTGCTGCGCGGCGTGGACGCGCCGTCGTCGGTGCACCTGGCCTCGTGGCCGTCGGTCAAGGAGGAGCTGCTCGACCCGTCGCTGTCGGCGCAGATGGCGCTGGTGCGCAGGCTGGTCGAGCTGGGCCGGTCGGCCCGCGCCGCCTCCGGGGTCAAGACGCGCCAGCCGCTGGGGCGCGCCCTCGTGGGCGCTCCCGGCTGGGCGTCGCTCTCCCCCGAGCTGCGCGACCTCATCGCGGACGAGCTGAACGTCCAGGCTCTGGAAGACATGTCCGGATTTAGTACGGATTTGGTGTCTTTCACCGTCAAGCCGAACTTCAGGGCGCTCGGCAAGCGGTTCGGCTCGCAGACCAAGCTGGTCGCGGCGGCGGTCTCGGCCGCCGACGCCGCCTCGCTGGCCGCGACGCTGCGCTCGGGCGCACCCGTCTCGGTGGAGGCGGGCGAGCTGGGCACGGTCTCGCTCACCGCCGACGAGGTGATCGTCACCGAGCAGCCCAAGTCGGGCTGGGCGGTCGAGACGGGCGCGGTCGACACCGGCACCGGCGAGACGGTCGCGCTCGACCTGGCCATGACCGACGAGCTGCGCAGGGCCGGGCTCATCCGCGAGGTCATCCGCCTCGTCCAGGACGCCCGCAAGTCGACCGGCCTCGCCATCACCGACCGGATCGACCTGTGGTGGTCGGCCTCGTCGGCGGACCTGGCCGAGGCGCTGCGCGCGGACGGCTCGCTGGTGGGTGAGGAGGTCCTGGCCGCCAGCCTGAGCGAGGGCACGTCCGCGGACCTGCCCGTCCACACCGACGCCGACCTGGGCCTGAGCTTCCAGCTCAGGCGCGCCTGA